The genomic region TTGCTTCTTGGACAAGTACTTGGGACCAAAGAGAAATGATGTTTTGTTTCCACTTGGGGCAAATTCATTGTCCAAGTCTTCAGACGACGTGTCCTGGAGAAGTGGAAAATATAAGACTAAATGATTTATGggtccttttttttaatttgattatttattttttttaaaatttatttaatctttttttttcagtttaatcttttatttaaaaaaaatcaatttgattttttttagtttaatcctttatcttaatttcttatttattttagttcttttatctatttaaaattaatgtcgttaatcatttaaaaatgaatttttttttttcaattttttctcctttgcctccattttatttttaactaaaaagatTTATTCTTAACTGATTAACGAGTCAATCTTAAATGAACCAAATgatcaaacttaaaaaaaaatcaaaataattttttttaaaaaaataaaggattaaactaaactaaaaaataagataaatatctaaattagattttttttaaaagataaaagaccaaactaaaaaaaataagatttcatttgggaaaaatataataatagtgaAGATGCAcgagtgtaatttttttactttttattatatatatgtttttgacAATAATAAGATCTGGAAGCGTGTGTCATGTCATGCTTATCCAATTACGGTGTATATTTTTGAATTGGAATGACACTAGTCAAGCATTTGATAGTTAAAGTTTAAagaattttcatattatatatattttaaaagttataaaattgatgGCCGTACATAAGTCGTAAAAGCTTTTTTAAtctaagtaaaattttaaaaatataaaaaatatcaaactataaaataatatacataactagaataaataaaaaataatataaatagctTAAATTAGGTCAAAAAGAGGAATTAAAAAAGTACAAGTAACTGAAATTTAAGttggaaaaataaatgttaaaaaacaGTAAAGTTAATATTTGAgcaaaggaaagaagaaattataaagtaaaaaatttctataaacaattaataatttaaaaattatttgaaatataaattaaattttaaataatgacaaaattacataataaaaaaataacatgataaaatatattctaacaTTTAAGAATAAGATTTCTTTTACTACCATTTAACAATAagaattcaaattatatttataaggattattttttatattatgaattcaaattatatttataatataaaaaataacccttcaaatacataattataaatagaaaaatgggTAGGTTATCTAACTGCTGATTTATGTAGAATACTGGGAAAGTTGGATTTCTGCCCCTCTCATCCGGAATATTTTTGCAGCAATAGTGAACTAAAATTGATTCTCAAGAATCATAATTTGTTGAcactttttttctattaattacatattaaatatgaaaatcataatttttcactttaaaatttctacaaaagtaattttttttattaattacataccaaacataataataaattttcatttaagaTTCCTAGCTAGAAAAGTAAAATCTTCCTTTTACCAAATGCTCCTAGGTGTAGATATAGGAAActcacccaaaaaaaaagaaaagaaaagaaaagtgtagatatgggaagccaaaaaatgcatttttttttttttgtcaaacgaAAATAAATTCGATCTCTTTGTGATTGAAACTGTTTTATAGATTTTGATAGTCTCTTTTTTCACGGAACATGCATAAGTAAGAAAACTGAAAAAATTCTCAAGTAATAACCTCACTACTAAGAAGCATATATATACCTGTTCCAAGACATAAGATGGGCTGTGTTCAGTGTCTGGAGCAAAAGCAGCTAAGAAAACACCAACTACAACCTTTTCTGGGAATTTGTCCATAGCAAGTGCTATGCTCATCCCCCCAAAACTGTGACCAACTAGAACTACCTTCTCATTTTGGGGAATTGTGGCCATTAGATGCAACAAAGGCTCAGAATACTGTGAGAAAGTGTCAACATCTTCaagtttcttcatgttgatgccAGAAGCTGCAAGGTCAAGCACCGTGACCTTGTGGCCTGCAGATTCCAAGCGTGGCTTCAGCTTGTGCCAACACCAAGCTCCGTGGCAAGCCCCATGCACCAGAACATAATGCTTCCTCCTATTCATAtccacacaatttcttgaactaATGCTTATcagaaaagtaaaaacaaaaataaaattttcagatTTCGTCGTGTTTGCTTCTTCTTGTTGTACTGTTATATACGTGGTAGATGCTTTGTATTCCGtctccccctctctctctctctctatatatatagtcaatttcttttttttaggttaaagtagtttatttttcttaatttattatttaggttgaatttggtgttttaatttttttatttcaatttaatactttaattttaaaaccaactCAATTTGGTcctttcataatatatatatatatatattttatgatggattaaaattatttagttatgattttaaatcgttataaaatttagtttttttaacaatGTTGATCCAATCTATACGATAgaattaaattgaatattttttaaaaattagaacaattaaattttaaaaaataaaaaactatgttgaatctaaaaaataaaataaattaaagaaaaaactaatttaatatttcttttatcatgagAAATGATATAAAGCCGTTGAAACAGAAGTCAAACAATCAGCCTACCAGCTCGTGATGGCATGTTTATAGCCATTCCTTATACACACAAAATTGGTTTTTTTCTCTTATCTgatattagttgtgttaatatttaattttatgatttaattttaaaatgttatagtTTTTAAGAAAGTTCAGAGACAGCGGTATGACACAATTTGATGATGTGTATGTATATGAATATTGATGCCCAAGTCTCATTCTCATTTGTGGAACGTGTTTCATGCGCCATTGCAATAAATACATTCAGATCGAGATTTGACCCATCGCAATAAATACATTTACatagaaatttgaaaaaatagataatgtattaataataataaaaaataattttatatcaatatttaatcacaattatcatatatataataaattttttaatttttaaaataattactttaaagatcttgttaataataaattattattaaataataatataaaattatttttcaattttcatatccataaaattaattgtaagcCAATTTATTTGATccacatatgtttttgtttttggttgaaTAACAACCTAGAGGATTAACAACCTCAAGGAAACAAAACATGAGTctcgaaaaatttaaaatacaatttggagcatatatattcaaaaacaTTGAAATCAGATTTGAGCCTCAAAGCTTCTTTAGTCACCCCATCTGCAGGTTCCACGAGtgcattttataattatattaatttttattatgataactaataataaatattaaataattattattttttcacttactCCATAATTAAGatgtatattttacttttatatgttaaaaaaagatgtattaataatattaaaaaataatattaaatattaagtgatgcacaaattattattatattgcaaaaaattgataatattattttatatcaatactAAATAAGAGTgaacataataatttttaactaaaatatattaaataatatttaataaatataaacttcatttttaaaattacatgacatatataataattatgcaagtttaattgatagaTTTACATTTTGATAATAGATTATTAAAAaccacaaaattaaattaaatcaaatcataaaaaattagtttgatttagatttgatgttatatttaaattgaatcAAGCTGCACTACAAATGTCCCTAATTCCTGGTTCATTCACAAAATGTTTGGTTCATGGTTGTTAAACTCTCGATTTAAATCGTAAAATCTTACGATTTTACGATTCTACTAAGAGTTGACGAGTTAAATCGGAAGTAGAATCGAAACCGGAATAGACTCGTCCGATTTTGTGTAGACTCGGATGAGTTTGGGTAGACTCGTGAGTCTGCTCCGAGTTCACGAGTTTATGAAAACCCGAAATGACGTCTTACAACAACCCCCGAAAATGACTGTCGTGACTCTCTCTACTCACTCACTCTACCTTGTTCAAGCTACTAACCCCCCAAAGTGACTCTTGTTGAGCTACTCGTGTTGTCGTGGTTGTCGTCATCGCTGTCGTGCTGCAGTGCTGGACTGCTGAGctaatcatcattgtttgaaacttgaaagtccTCACTCGTCGAAAGCCCTCATTTCCTGACCTAGCTCCAAGCTTTGCTCCACGACGCTAAGgtgttttctttctcaaagcttCTTTGTTAATTCATCTCTGTTAATTGAAAGTTTGAAATGATGCTTATTAAGGGAGTATCTATTAATTGAAATTCTGGCAAGGCTATTGTTAGCTTCATTGTAGTGTTGAGTTTTGGGTTCTATTGCTAAATTAAGAGAGTATTAGTTAATTGAAATTTCTGTTAATTGAAAGTTTGAAACGATGCTTAGTGTTGAATTTTAGCAACGCTAAGGTGGTCCTCCGAACATGGACAAATTATCTGTTAATTGAAATTCTGGCTTCATCAAGGGTGGGTAGTGGGTTTTGTTGCTGCCTTTTGGGTAGAGGGTTCTGTTGCTGTCCTTTTGAAtaaactcttacgagtttacgatTCGATTCTACGAGTCGAATTTACGGAACCTCCACGATTCTACGTAGAATCGCGAGTTTAACAACCATGGTTTGattaatatctttttctttcaagaaatatatttttttaatgaaatttattagaaacttAACTACAGATCAATTTTGTAAacactaaaaattatttcataattttttcataaaatattgaataaattattgttaagcataaaacaaactATTTCAAGAACACgtttaatttatatacttcACAAATTACATCTTCTAAAGTTTGATCAAACAATTATTATATGGAATGAAATTATATGAAGTGGAAATTATAGTGAGAACTAAATAGAATTAAATGATGTTTTAATTTCATTCTTATAATGTACATGAataattgattgaaaaataattataattaaaaagataatgtaTCGTTTTAGGTGAGATTTATACTTGCCACGGTGCCTGATCTCCCTTTTCCTCTTTATGCAGCCTCCTTGGTTCTCTCCTGATGGCGAAAGGAGGATATATGCAAAAACATTTCAACACTCAAGTCATGCATAAGTGTTTTAGAAAGTAGGTATATGAAAGTATTATGTTTAGAGTCACTAACCTGATCATTAGATTGCTTCCAACAGCAAGAAACTATTTGAAAATCCCTTCAACAGACATTAAAAAAACTACTAGCTAACTCCAAGGTCAATTTAAGGATCTTAATTTGAAGGAACTCATTGCAAACCGGAAGAGAAGCCATCAAGTGAGAATCAAATCAGAAGACTTGAATCTTTCAAGAAGAACACCTCAGATTTCAATTGGTGTCTTCCTTAACCAAAACACTCTAACATCAATTGACAAAAACATGGGACCAAACAATATTGATGTTTTGTTTCCACTAGGAGCAAATTCAGTGTCCAACCATGCAGACGGCGGGGTCCTCTCAGTGAGCTGTTGAAGTAGAAATATAATAATGGTGAAGAATATGCATGTATGAGTGTAATTTTTtgactattttgtttttttttttacaatgaatAAGATGTGAAAGTGTGTCATGTTTATCTATCCAGTGCATATTTTTAAATGACATCAATGATAATTGTTTGCTACAAGGATCTTACGGTCGTATAAAGTTAATTAGGGTATTTTTGGATTTCAGATAAGAGGATCTAAAAGTATGTTAAAGAGTAAAACTAATTTGAGATTAtgtttaattactttaaaagtatGTTTGAGAGTAAAGTTTTATCTGAAAACTCAATTTGTAACACTTTTGCAAacttaattttaactaaaatttaaatttataaactttattctaaacatatatttagtctcgtaataaaataaaaatatcttggtTTTATATGCGAGAATGTGCACGTGTACGGGGTGATTGCAGTATTCATATCTTAATTCCTCCATTTGAGAGGAGTTGGTTGGAATTCATTTGTATTATATTTGAATGGTTATTAGAAGAGCATGCTAAAGGACGGATcaactttgaattttgaatgtgaCTAAAtctgaaaaattaatttcattatcaATCTAAAAAATCGAAATTTGTTTAACATTacaatatttcataaaaaaccaaaaatcttAATTATGTTGGTTAGAAAAGAACATCATGCCAGAATTTTCTTAGTGATGTGCAGTACGTCCTCCTCCAACCTGGTGTAAGGTAGGTGGGGAAGTTGATTTTGTGGCCTACCTATTGTTTAACATTacaatatttcataaaaaaccaaaaatcttAATTATGTTGGTTAGAAAAGAACACCAACCTTGTGTAAGGTATGCCAGAATTGTTCTTTACAGCTGTTTCTCTCGTTTGTTGTTTGTTGTTCATTCAAGGTATGTATGGCAGGTTTCATTTTCTTATCCCACATTTTTGTTCTCTACAGCTGTTCTCGAGGTCGTGTCTAAATTTTCAAGACTTTAaccaaaatttatatttgaaactaatttaattaatactataatttatcaaaatttattaattttttctgaCTAGAAAATTACTaaccaaaattttataattaagtatttCTAATGATTTGATCCCATCTCATACCCAATATATATAGCTAgtaatacaaattttttaatgtatatatacgtatatattattaaactactaaataatattttacttaatATGCACTTAACTTAAAATTTAGATGAGTTCATTTATTTACTATATagaatcaatatatataattatttgataagtttCACTTGTTCATCAACATGAATTGACAAGAACTACTACAACTTCATATATAGTAGTTGTTTAAAGCATAAAATTTACACAGATCCATGTATATGTACCGAAAAAGTCACATAAGTGGCAATATATCTCTCCGCTTTATTGATTTGTCTCGTGGTTTAAAACGACATCTTAAAATTTTAGCACAAGTCAAACTCAAAGACaagaaataaaactaattaaaacatGCTTCGTGAATTCATGCATATTTAGTCGCTATCTGCTGGAGGGAATCGAATAGTTCTTGTGGCTTGCAAAGCATAACCATATGATCTGCGTCTTTGACCTCTACAACGTCATTGAACCCAACATTTTGGATCATCAAGAGCTGATATTCCAATGGAATTCCAAGGTCCTCCGTGCAAACAATAAAGGCACGTGGAACTGACCCATATCCCTCTTTGGAGAAGTTCTTTTGTTTAGTCAAGTCTTCCATGAAGAGCGATGATGGCCTTGCTAAAGTCTTGGCCAATTCCAAGTCCTGCAAAATCCAATCCgtatattaatttgtttttattgaagATTTGAAAAACTTCGAAGACTTTCCAGCATATTACTTTAATTCGCTAGTAATTGACAACTAAGACAATGATGGATATATGTAACATGTAATTACCTCAATAGGGGACAGTTGGTAGAGCTTGTCGGACAAGAAGTTGGGGCCGAAGAACATTGATGTTTTGTTTCCGCTTGGAGCAAATTCAGTGTCTAACCATGCAGCTAACGGGGTCCTCTCATTGTACTATTGGAGTAAAAGATACTAATTAGTTTAATATATGGTAAAGATAACTGCAATTCTCTTAATTACTCTTTATTTTTGGCGATGAAATGTGAAATCGTGTGTTATGTGTATCAATTCACAAAAGTGTAGATATTCGtgtctattttttattgacatAATCATTTGATAGTTTAAATCTAATTAAAgaagtttaatattaattatctttaaagAATTACAAGAATGATGACCATGTATATTAATGTAATTCAAAGGGAAAAAgaggaaattttaaattagaagaaaaattattctaaataattaataatttaaatagtatTTGAAATATATTCTTACATATAAGAATAAGTATAAGTATTTCTTTTaagtagaaattaaatatagatattaacaaatttataacaCTCACACATCTTATTTAAGTAACATCTTATTCAATTAACTAAGGTAGATTCCATTagttataataagaaaaaacaaGTGGGATGTCACACACAAAAGATAAGTAAATGGAAAGTGTAGTCTTAAGATCATAGTTTTAAAAACTGGTCAAATAACTAATCTGATCATGGCATCGGATCACTAGTTCACTGGAGAAAGAAAACCGATATTTGGCACAACGAGAGGAAGGGCGAGAGGAAGAAAGGAGAGGTTGGCTGTTGGCCAGTAATGGTGTAGAAGGTGGGGCTGTGAGAGACCGAGAAAGAGACTATGAGCAAGAGGAAGGAAAGAGACTGTGAGGAAGGAAGAAGAGGTTAGCAAACGAAGCGACGAAATAGAGCGAAACTGCGTGAGGAAGGATAGGGTTTGTAAAATTAACATGGCTTGAAATTGAAACGATGTCATTTCGAGctataaccaattaaaaaaataagataagtgATCTAGTCTAAGTCAACGGATCACCGGTTTAACCTCAAACTCAATTTAGTCATTCCCAATTACTTTGGGTCAAAAACATATCCGATCGAATGTAAGACTCAATCGGATTCAGTCACCGGATCACAATTCAATCAGTCAGATTGGCCAAGTTGATCCAAATTTCAAAACTCTACTTAAGATATCCAAAAAGATATGATCTATTTGAGAGACATTATTATAATGATAAACATCTATTAAAAAATAGGATGTATTGACCAAGTTATAATTAGTTGGTTGAAAGTGGTGTGTgagaattttttcttttcttttttaaatttaaatacaaatataaaaagaatcaaaaatatattttaattaaaagttaatttttttttatttttaaaagaaaagaatgacaaaaataaaattaaagagaaagtgtttgAACGGGAGTACgtattttctttttcccatGAACACTCCGGCCCAAGCATGTATCTTCAACGAGTTCCATAATTCATATTGTTGAGCAGCAAATGCCAATTTTACCATTGTATAATCATGAAATTTGATGAAAATTTTCAGAAGTAACCTCAAGACTAGCTAGTAGAAGAAGCATACCTTTTCCAAGACATAAGATGGGTGGTGTTCAGTGTCTGGAGCAAAAGCTGTTAAGAAAACACCAACTGCTACCTTTTCTGGGAATTTCTCCATTGCAAGTGCTATGTTCAGCCCTCCAAGGCTGTGACCAACTAGAACTAACTTCTCATTTGAGGGAATTGTGGCCATTAGCTGCAACAAAGGCGCAGAATACTCTGAGAAAGTATCAACATCTtcaattttcttcatgttggttcCAGAAGCTGCAAGGTCAAGTACTGTGACCTTATGGCCTGCAGATTCCAAGCGTGGCTTGAGCTTATACCAACACCAAGCTCCATGGCATGCCCCATGCACCAGAACATAGTGCTTCCTATCCATACAATTTTGTGAACCCATTATTATGTTTTCTTCTCAGAGTTGTAGTAATTATTTAGTATACCTTATGGCTATATATTAACATGAAATGGGTCGGTCAAGTTTGGTGTCTCTGGACAAAAAGTTGAATTGTTGGCTTTGAAAAGTATAACACATGTTTGGTTTTAGTTTTAACCTAAGATGTAATGCACGTCTGGATTACAATTTTAAAAGCTCTAATTTGAGTGAATgcttatttcttataattttgaaaaaaaaaataaaactattaaaataaattaccgGTTAAACAAGtcgtcttcttttttttttttaatctcaaacCTGATACCCGTTAAACTTATTTCCTTTCTCTATTATagtataatttatctttttttctaatatttttttttctaattcatgctgtgttgttttaatttcttaatatttttttctcccgATTAATAACCTGTTATTACAGGTAATTTTTGGTTCCTCAACCGGTGTGCACTTTCTAGAGACTTCACTGTAACGAACACCATTATTGCAATTAAGAAGAGACGATGCTACTTCCAAGATGACAAATTAAGAACAGGGTCCATGTTTTAAATGGTCGATGTGGGGTTCagtgtgataaaaaaatatgtgttttttcatgaaattattgattttattatcagcaaatattagttattaatattgttaatttttgttagtgaaACACCTGAtaactaaataaatttgatatcttgttataatattattgttgctttaatatttttgagaaaaagaatcatatacttataaagtaaatttttttataaattattttaaaataattgaaaggtTTAGTTGTAATTGGAtgacattataaaattattttatattattaatatataaatattaaactttactttttttattaagaaattaaataattggAGAACATATGTACACCATTTTAGCCTTTACTTTTGGAAATATATCAAATAATCACGAAGCATATCCTTATTGATTACGCGCGTGTTTTAAAAGGATCcactaccataaaaatattacttcttGTTGTTGTAGCTTTTGCATgcctattttttaaatgtattttattgtaattatgatgttagtgtaaaatatttattaatttcgtTGGTGAttgatttttatcaaaaaatatgaatgaccacattagtaaataaataagttattgGTCAAATATGTGTAGCGGAGTACTGGAGTATATACACTGTCTCTAGCTTCTCGTTTTCTCCACAAAACTGTATATTCCCaatagaaaaattaacaaagggagagagagagaaattaatGCGTACAACCAATAGGAAAAttaaggaaggaagaaagagaaattaatgaaataacAACCAATAGACACACACATTGTACTTTGAAAAATTAACGGAGAGAGAGAAATTAATTAACGGAGTATGTTAGTTATGGAGAGAGAGAATTAGCACCACCTCTAGTTAATTAGAGAGGGGAGAAGGGCACAATAGGAAAAGTGCTGAAAATTTTAATAGGGAAATAGTGGAGTAATTGATTTTGTTGGTTGAAGTGTAAGATGCTTAAATAACTAGTATTATAAAGAATCTCTAATTATAAAGGATCAGAGTAATCTTGTTCCAAAACTCCCTTtcacattaaattatttaagatatgattattttttaaaatataatttttcaatcaatcaatgAATATgtcttattttattgataattcaataaatatatccattttcatggaaaaaaataatcattaaggataaaaaaattaacaataaagtgATTAATTCTgtttattacaatgaagatgaagaaaatattatttttttatttcttatatatatgacCACATGTAATCAAATTAATCTTTAGGTGTAGGTGCTAGGATTATCATGCGTTGGTAAGAGTATTTTTTAGTAATAAAGTTTAGGTAAGATATGTCAAGAGAACTTATCAAAATCAAGGCATACCTGAAAGATTATTATGTGttaataaagatataaaatataCTTCATTTCTCCTTATTAATAAGAGATGGTTaacaacttttttgttttttattataagattttattgaattattattatatctcttttgtgcattaattattttttattaaaatattttgaattatctctttctctcatatgagattaaaaaagataaatagattaccaataaagttaaaaatagtataattataaaaatttaatactaaTAACTATATCAATTAACTTTCCtaataatcataaattaatcaactatattttataattaaaaactaaaaagaatatattttacaaaatattctaaacagaattatatatatatatatatatatatatatattctaaatcTAAGACTTTAGGTGTCAGTAGTGTAGGTGCTAGGACTCTAAAAATAATCTAACACTCCCTCTAGActcatattatattaataactaTCTAATTTCATACTAGTTaagaaaagttaattaatattatttaatttttctaatctaaagttaaaaataaaattatttttaaaatattttttattaaaaattattatcataaataaaaaaaaatcattgaaaattaaataaaaaatattttaagaatgataacattaaaaaaaataaaattagttaaatttatttatatttaaatatatctaacatataagattattttttacttagaGTTGAGAAAGA from Glycine soja cultivar W05 chromosome 16, ASM419377v2, whole genome shotgun sequence harbors:
- the LOC114390122 gene encoding salicylic acid-binding protein 2-like, producing the protein MNRRKHYVLVHGACHGAWCWHKLKPRLESAGHKVTVLDLAASGINMKKLEDVDTFSQYSEPLLHLMATIPQNEKVVLVGHSFGGMSIALAMDKFPEKVVVGVFLAAFAPDTEHSPSYVLEQDTSSEDLDNEFAPSGNKTSFLFGPKYLSKKQYQRSPIEDLELAKTLVRPSSLFIEDLSKQKNFSKHGYGSVPRAYIVCTEDLAIPLEFQLWMIHNAGINEVLKIKGADHAAMISKPRELYNSLQKIATKYA
- the LOC114389473 gene encoding salicylic acid-binding protein 2-like; the encoded protein is MGSQNCMDRKHYVLVHGACHGAWCWYKLKPRLESAGHKVTVLDLAASGTNMKKIEDVDTFSEYSAPLLQLMATIPSNEKLVLVGHSLGGLNIALAMEKFPEKVAVGVFLTAFAPDTEHHPSYVLEKYNERTPLAAWLDTEFAPSGNKTSMFFGPNFLSDKLYQLSPIEDLELAKTLARPSSLFMEDLTKQKNFSKEGYGSVPRAFIVCTEDLGIPLEYQLLMIQNVGFNDVVEVKDADHMVMLCKPQELFDSLQQIATKYA